The sequence acaacggAGCCATGGTGTTGATGTTGATGCCATCAACCCCAGTACtagcaacaacagcaacaacaacatgaaCATGAACAAGGAGGTTCATTATTACCAACAACGTCAAAGCAATGCTTCNCGTCCTCCTTCTCCACTCTTTATATCTTTCTTACCAAACACATACTAAaagttttctctcaaaatcctagaaataatatactttttttctaatcttttttttttcccacacGACAAGGAAATTAAAACCTCATAATTTCTTGACAGAGAAATATAAAAACCTTCCAACTGCtcgatttattatttttttttgtaatcttgaaAAATATGGTTATAGCTACAGAAACCACCAGTGGTGGTAGTCATCACCGGAGACTCACTTTCGCCGCCTTCTTAAACTCCGATCCCGcagccgaagaagaagaacaacggAGCCATGGTGTTGATGTTGATGCCATCAACCCCAGTACtagcaacaacaacatgaaCATGAACAAGGAGGTTCATTATTACCAACAACGTCAAAGCAATGCTTCGACTACTAGCGGCGAGTCGTCTCCTAATCAGGTTCTATCTCCATGGAATCAAACTTACTCTCCTTACTACACCGACACAACAATGACTCCGTCCATGTCTCCCTCCCCGTGGAACCAAACTTACTCTCCTTACTACAAGTCTCCTTGGATCTACCAGAGACGAAACATGGATGATGATGGTACCGACAACGGATTGGTCGGCACGATCGTTAGACAAGACGGTCATGTCTATTCGTTAGCTGCTTCTGGAGATCTTTTATTCACTGGATCCGATTCCAAGAACATTCGGGTTTGGAAAGATCTCAAGGACTTCACCGGGTTCAAATCAACAAGTGGATTGGTTAAGGCCATTGTAATAACCGGAGATAACCGGATTTTCACCGGTCATCAAGACGGTAAAATCCGGGTTTGGAGAGGTTCTAAAAGCAGAACCGGAAGCTATTCACGAGTCGGAAGCTTGCCGACGTTGAAAGAGTTTTTGACAAAGTCAGTGAACCCGAAGAACTACGTCGAGGTTCGTCGCCGGAAAAATGTTCTCAAGATCCGTCACTACGACGCCGTTTCTTGTCTTAGCTTGAACGAAGATCTTGGTTTACTCTACTCCGGTTCGTGGGACAAGACTCTCAAAGTCTGGAGACTATCCGATTCGAAATGTTTAGAATCGATTCAAGCTCACGACGACGCGATCAACACGGTGGCTGCTGGTTTCGACGATTTGCTATTCACCGGATCC comes from Camelina sativa cultivar DH55 chromosome 19, Cs, whole genome shotgun sequence and encodes:
- the LOC104765759 gene encoding myosin heavy chain kinase C-like; protein product: MVIATETTSGGSHHRRLTFAAFLNSDPAAEEEEQRSHGVDVDAINPSTSNNNMNMNKEVHYYQQRQSNASTTSGESSPNQVLSPWNQTYSPYYTDTTMTPSMSPSPWNQTYSPYYKSPWIYQRRNMDDDGTDNGLVGTIVRQDGHVYSLAASGDLLFTGSDSKNIRVWKDLKDFTGFKSTSGLVKAIVITGDNRIFTGHQDGKIRVWRGSKSRTGSYSRVGSLPTLKEFLTKSVNPKNYVEVRRRKNVLKIRHYDAVSCLSLNEDLGLLYSGSWDKTLKVWRLSDSKCLESIQAHDDAINTVAAGFDDLLFTGSADGTLKVWKRELQGKGTKHFLVNVLMKQENAVTALAVNLTAAVVYCGSSDGSVNFWEGQKYLSHGGTLRGHRMAVLCLAAAGSLVLSGGADKNICVWRRNGNGTHSCLSVLMDHVGPVKCLTAVEEAEDGDGEGEKGDQRWIVYSGSLDKSVKVWRVTETASTVIGGDVF